In Lysinibacillus sp. FSL M8-0337, the following proteins share a genomic window:
- a CDS encoding GNAT family N-acetyltransferase, with protein MIKKIDITNLKLAEEVLNIQIPSYKIEAEIIDFYDIPPLKDTVYTLQQCGETFFGYYLEEELCGVISIKAENGIIDIHRLMVHPKHFKKGIAKVLLDFIENDNEGFETIIVSTGSKNTPAVTFYLKNGFSKTEEISITERLSITSFKKDLI; from the coding sequence TTGATAAAAAAAATCGATATAACTAATCTTAAACTTGCTGAAGAAGTTTTAAACATTCAAATACCTTCATATAAAATAGAAGCAGAAATAATAGACTTTTATGATATACCGCCATTGAAGGATACAGTTTACACGTTACAACAATGTGGTGAGACTTTTTTTGGTTATTACTTAGAAGAAGAATTATGTGGGGTCATTTCTATAAAAGCAGAGAATGGTATAATCGATATACATCGGTTAATGGTACATCCTAAACATTTCAAAAAAGGAATTGCCAAGGTATTATTGGATTTTATTGAAAACGACAATGAAGGATTTGAAACAATAATAGTATCCACTGGATCCAAGAATACACCAGCTGTGACTTTCTATTTGAAAAATGGATTTTCAAAAACAGAGGAAATCAGTATAACAGAACGCCTATCCATAACTTCTTTTAAAAAAGATTTAATATAG